CGATTTCAGACGGGTTCCGGAGGTTTGCAGTGACGAATTCGAGGCGAGCCTGTGGGTAGCGGGCTGCAATGGTTTCGAGTCCTCGGGCCTTCGAGGTATCGCGCAACATGCAGCGCAAATCCGTTTCTCCGTGAGCGAGCAGACGCTCAACGATTGCCTTACCTAAAAAGCCACCTGCACCGGTGATGAGGATCTTCATCGTGCATCCTCCGCAACAGGTTTTGGATAGACCTGCTCAATGATGCGATCCATCACTGAGGCGACACGCAAGATCTCTGAATAGGGGATAGGAGGAGCTCCGCCTGTGCGGATGCTGTCATAGAACAATTCCAGCAACTTCGACATTCCGGCGAAGAAGTGGAATTCATAGCGACGGAACTGGCCGATGTTTTTCTTCGCCTCGGCCAGATACCGGCCAGCCATCTGGAGTGGTGGTGCCAGCCTGCCGACAGCGCTCGGATAGCGTTGCGAGGTTGTAGAGACGACAGTGCGATTATTGAAATCGACTTCGACGGTTGCCTTTGTTCCGTAGACCTTCATGGTGTTTGCGATTGGGCGGGCATGAGAGCACAGGCTGCCAAAGGCGGAGACATTTCCTCCGCGCATGTAGACCCGCAGCTCGTCCAGCATGGCATCGGTAGCGTTCCCGCGAACACCTTCTCGACGTTTATAGGCAAAGGCATGGACCTCAGGTTCGACATCGGGAAACAGCGGGACGATGCGATTGAAGATGTGATCCATCATGTTGTGAAACAGCTTGCCGGGGAGTTTATGTACCCAATAGCCAGGATCGCTCATCAGAACCTGGCCATAGTTTCCGGCGAGGTCGTATCCGATAAATGCTTCCACGTGCACGGGATCGCCTAGTTCGCCGCTTGCCAGCATCTGCTTGAACCGCATTGCCGGAGGATCGAAGTTGGGCCAGTAGTTGATCGTCATCTGACGTCCTCCGGCCACGACCACATCGATCAATTCTTTTGCCTCTGGAGCGGTCAGGGCCAGAGGTTTTTCCAGGAATACGTGGGCGCCAGCAGAGACGCACTGTCGCGTCAGCGCCAGATGTACCGCTGGAGGAGTTGTGATATGAACGACATCCAGCTTTTCGCGTTCGAGCATCTCGGCGGTATCGCCGTACCAGGCAGGAACCCCGTAGCGAACGGCGAGCTGTTCAGCGAGCAACGGCTCACGATCACAGACAGCGGCCAGTTCCGCTCCTTCCAGATACTTGACCACGTCAGCATGACCGTCGGCGATCTTTCCGCAGCCGATGATTCCAATCCGCAGCTTCCTTTTTGTTTCCAGCATCTTTTCTAGCCTATCGTATGGATTCCGTCGATTCTGGTAGAGGGTCCATTTGAAAGTATCTCAGGGGCTAAAGCCTATTTTCTCTTATCAAGGATGGCGGCATCCTTCGGCTGTGCTCAGGACAGGCTCAAAAGCCGTGCCCTTAACAAAAACAATTTGATCCACTACCCCAATTCGGAATGATTCCTCAGATGGGCCAAACATGGGATACTTTGATCGGGGAACGATGTCCAGCACTGAATTCACACCGGAACGCGTCAAGGCCCGCGGTAAAAATGTCCTGGGACAGCCACTTGATCTCTGTGGTTGCCAACCGATGACGGGCTTTTATCGTACGGGGTGCTGCGAGACAGGGCCGGACGACCTCGGAGTTCATACGATCTGCTGCATCGTTACGGAGGATTTCCTTCGTGTTTCCAAAGAACTAGGCAATGACCTGGTGACACCGATGCCCCAGTTTGGTTTTCCTGGACTTCGGCCCGGGGACCGATGGTGTGTCTGTGCAGCGCGCTGGCTGGATGTTCAGCAGGCGGGCGCCGCCTGCCCGGTTGTGCTGGAGGCTACGCACGAGGCCACGCTTGCAATTGTTCCCTTTGAAATATTGATTCAGTACGCTGTTATTCCCGATACGTTGCACTAGCGGGACTAGCTGTTTTCGCCGTTCTTTTCTCCGAGAGCTTGACAGACATCCCTGCATGGGATGACCGTAGAAGTAATACAAGTTTTTAGATTTTCTCCGCATTTAAACGCTCTTTGGCCAAAGTAGCCAGGAGCTGAATGCAGGAGTTTTCTTTCTACGCCGTTTTTCGTTGGTGTTGTTCTTCAAGGAGCCAGGACCCAAATGAGTACCCCTTCTGCATGTAAGCGTCTTCTCGTTCTAGCCGCTGCCGCGGCTTTTGTTGTCTCGGCAGCGTTGCCCGTCGCGGCGCAGACTTCGGCCGTGGGAAATATTACCGGCACGGTTACGGATTCCAGCGGCGCGGCAGTTTCCGGCGCGACCATTACCATTCTGAATAACGATACGGGCGCTTCGCGTACTCTCACGACCGGCAATAACGGGGACTATACCGCGCCGTTTCTGCAGCCTGGTCACTACGAGATCATCTTTACCGGGCCTGGCTTTGGTAAGGTCGATCGCAAGAACCTGGTTCTTACGGTTGGTCAGACCCTTTCTGTCGATGCATCTCTGCCCGCTGCCCAGGCTTCATCAGAGATTACTGTCACCGATGCATCCCCTCTGATCGACACGGAGAAGTCCGAGGTGTCGCAGACGGTTGGAACGCAGCTGGTCTCGAATCTTCCAGTCAATGGCCGCCGATGGGATAACTTCGTTCTTCTGACTCCCAACGTGGTCCCCGATGGTAATACCGGTTTGATCTCGTACCGTGGCATCTCTGGCCTCTACAACACTAATCTGGTTGATGGAACGAATAACCAGCAGGCCTTCTTCTCGGAAGCCCGCGGACGTTCTCTAGGTGCACCATACGTCTTTTCGCAGGATTCGATTAAGGAGTTCCAGTCCTCCGCCTCCGGTTACTCGGCCGAGTTCGGACAGGCTGCGGGCGGACAGATTAATGCCATCACTAAATCCGGAACGAACGCACTGCACGGAGATCTTTTCTACTACCTTCGGTACCCCTCGCTCAATGCACTGGATCCTTTTGCGAAGTTCACGGGTCTGCAAAATCATCAGCCCTTCCTGCTTCAGCCCACGGTTCACCAGCAGCAGCAGTTTGGCGGTTCGGTCGGTGGCCCCATCATCAAAGACAAGCTGTTCTACTTCTTTACCTATGATGGCTTCCGCAAGGTGAACCCGATTCTGTTTACCTCATCCATTCCCAGCACGACGATTCTGCAGTATGGGAGCAACACCTATCTCTCGAACGGCGTTGCCATCAATACCTGTCCGGCTCCTCTAACCACTGCTCAATGCACCGCGGCAGCGCAGTACATTACCAATAGCCTGACCGCCTTTCCCCGCACGACAACCCAGGACATCTTCTTCCCGCGTCTGGACTATCAACTCAACGACCGGAACCACCTCTCGGCCAGCTTCAACTGGCAGAACTTCAAACTGCCGAACGGCTATCGCACCGACAATACCCGCAACAACGACTCCAATACATCGAATGGGCGCAATGATTTCCATGAGCGATTCTTTGTCGCCAACTGGGAATCGGTCGTAAACGCGAATTCCGCCAATGCATTGCACTTTCAGTGGTCGCGCGATCTTGAGACGACGGGTTCCAATGCTCCTGGACCGGCCGTTACGATCAGCGGTCTGTTTGGTTATGGTGGCAACCTTGCTTTGCCGCGTCCCGCATTTCCGGATGAACACCGCTGGCAGATTGCGGATGTCTATTCAACCACTCATGGTAAGCACTCGCTCAAAGCCGGTGTTGATCTCAACTTTATCCATGACTACATCGCCAATCTTTTTCAGGGGAATGGAAATTACACCTACTCCCGCGGTTCGGGCGCGACGGCAACGGCCACGAACTTTACCGATTGGGTGCAGGACGTTTATGGGGTGAATGGCGCACGCCATTACCAGAACTTCACTCAGGTGGCAGACCAACTAAGCAAGGTTCCTGGAAGCGATGACTTTTGGAATAAGGATCTCTCTGTCTTCGCAGAAGATAGCTGGAAGATCATTCCTACATTCACGCTGACGGCAGGTGTCCGATACGATACGCAGCTTGTGCCTCAGCCTCCGCGCCCATATACCACCAGCGCAAATGGCCAGCCTAGTCCGCTGGGGCAGTATTACACCAATACGATCAAGATCAACTACAAGATGATTCAGCCTCGTATTGGCTTCTCGTGGTCACCGCAGCCGGGAACGGTCTTTCGTGGCGGATATGGCATGTTCTATGGCCTGACTTCGAACTCGACCTTTTATGCGCTGCGCGTGGAGAACGGCGTCTTCCAGCAGCAGTACAACTTCTCGAACGCGACTGCTCCGGGAGCGCCTGCGGCTCCCAACGTTCTATTTACGCCTCCGGGACCGGCATTGGCGGCTCCATTTGCCGGTGCGGCGACTCCGCAGGCAGTTGGACTTGGAAATGCAAGTTTGCCCACGATCTCTTTCCGTGGTCTGAGCCCCACGTTCTCGAACCCCTTTACCCACTCAATGGACCTCAGCGTCGAACAGGAGCTTCCGCTGCACTCGTCGCTCTCCCTGGGTTACGTGGGAACGCGCGGTCTGCGTCTGCCTTACTTTATCGATGTTAACCAGCCTGCGCCGACGACAACCCGGACGTACGACGTCTACAACGCAGCGGGTGCTCTTGCTCAGACGGTAACGGTTCCGTACTCGCCTTCGACATCGGCTCGGCCTTCTCCCAACGATGGCAGCATTCTGGCGGGCTTCAGTGGACTCAACTCCTGGTACCACTCGCTTGCAGCAACCTTCCGGAAGCCGATGGGGCATGGTGTCGAACTGTTGATCAACTACACCTGGTCCAAGGCAATGGATAACGGTCAGGTCTCTGGAGTGAATGGAACGTTCAACGGAACCAACGTAATCCTCGATCCCTTCAACCTGAAGAACAGCTACCCCAGCAGTATTAACATGACGCGCGAGTATTCCCGGTCTGACCTGGATATGCGCTCTCGCTTTGTTGGAAGCCTCATCGCGACTTCTAACTTTACCCTTCCCACCTATGCCCGGACGTTCGTCAATGGATGGACTCTCTCCGGTACCTTTACTGCGCAGTCGGCAAGCCCGCTGACTGCGTTTATGTCTAACAATCCCGGTGGTGGTCTCGATGGTTCGGCGACGGGTATGGGCGTCAACCTGAATAACTCTCCTGGCTCGACCTTCGGCCGCGCTCCATTCCTGGCCCGTAATAGTGCTGTCTTTGGTGGAGTCCGGAATCTTGACGCACGTTTGTCGCGCGATTTCCCGGTCCATGAATCCGTGAAACTCCAGGTGTTGATGGAGGCTTTCAATGCCGCCAATCGCCGTCAGGTGCTTGGTGTCAATTCCAATGCATACTCCTTCGCTGCGCCGCTTGCAGCAGGAGGAAATTCACGAATCGTACCCTACACGGTAACTCCATTTGGCGCTCCCACACAGACTTCGGGTGTGCTCTATGGACCTCGCCAATTGCAGTTTGCTGCGAAGCTGTTCTTCTAGACAGTTTTTCAAACAATAAGAAAGAGGCTCCTGTACAGGAGCCTCTTTGCTTTAGTAGATATTCGTTAGGCAATGGAGGATGGTATGACAGCATCGGGCGCAAGATGCTCATTGACACCTTTTCGGATCGTCTTCAGATCCCGGGAAAGGAGGGCTTCGAGTAGCTTTTTATGTGATTTGACGGCTGATTTCATCGTTTCGCCCGCGGCGTGACGCTTTAAGCTGACGAACGCGTAGACCGCGATACAGAGGCGTTGCAGCGTTTTCTCCAGCACTTCGTTGCCTGAAGCGCGCCACACGGCCTGATGAAATTTGAAATCCTCTTCAGCTACAGAAAAGTGATCGTTGTTCGCTGCCGCTGCACTCATGGCTTTGAGATGGTTTCGTAGCTCTTCTTCAATCTGCGGGGAGAGGCGGCTGGATGCGAGCTCAAACGCCATCTGCTCCAGATGTCGACGAACCTCCATCATCTGCTCAATTTCAGTGCGGCTGAGCTGGGTCACAGTCGTTCCACGGTCGGGAACACGGACAACCAAACCCAGGTGCTCAAGCTGAAGGAGAGCTTCGCGAACTGGAACCTGGCTTACGTTGAGCTGCTTTGCCAGATGCGCCTCACGCAGCGCTGTACCGGGAGCAAGATCGCCTGACCAGATTGCATCGCGCAACCGCTCAAAGACCTCTCGCGATTTACTGAGGGTTCGAACTGGACTTAAATCTCGGGTGGACACGCGCTAATCCTATCGGAAAGAGAAAGCACCGGCAATGCGAAGAAGGTGAACCACTGAAGAAGCCGTTAGTCGCGGCTTTCAGATTGGAGACGCTGCGTGACTTGTTCGAATTCTGTAAGAAGCTGTTGACGGCTTGCATCGGAGGGAAGCTGTTCTCCACTCATGAGGGGGCCGCAGTCCAATCCTTTCTTCTGCATAATGGCGCGCAGGGCAGGGAAGAATGGATATTTCAATAACGTCTCGATCACGTCATTGACCCCGATTTGTAAGCGTCTTGCTTGATTCCAGTCCCCTTGAGCGGCAGCGCGATAGATCGAAAGGTAAACCTCGGGCATGACGTTATAGGTGGATCCGATCCCCCCCTGCGCCCCCATGAGCAGCCCTGCGGCCAATGCCTCATCATATCCGTTGAAGACCAGCTTCCCTCGCTTCACCAGGCGCTGCAAAAGGTAGAAATTGAAGTCAGTAAACTTGACCCCTAATACATTGGGAAGATCGCAGACATCGATTAATTTCTCCGGCTCTGCAAAGGCATGGGGAGCGATTTTGGGAAAGTAATACACGATGAGAGGCAAAGGAGATATCGCCGCAAGTTCACTGTAGTAACTCATAACTGTGGAGCTATCCCCCTTCGGGGGGAGGCTGCTGATGGCATGAGCTCCGTGCCGCGCCGCGTGCTCAGCCAGCTTGAAAGCGTCCTGCTTTTGCGAGGCCCCAACATGAACGATCAACTTCTTATCTTTCGGAAGAGAGTGAGCCAGAGTCTCGACAAGCAGCCTTCGTTCCTCGGCGGGAAGGAGCAGTCCCTCTCCCGTGGTCCCCGCAACGTAGGTCCCATGAATACCGCTCTGAAGCAGATGATCGATCATCCTTTCGGCGACGGCGGGATTAAACTTTCTGTCGGAGGTCAAAGGAGTCAGGAAAGCGGGATAAATACCTCGAAGGTCGATGTTCAAGTTATGCCTCAATCTAATGATAATTGATAATGTATCATAAATCCGTGATTGAAACCTCTCAGCCCATCAAGTCGTCGCGCACCTATGCCTGGCTTGTGGTTCTGTTGCTAACGGTCGTATGGCTGCTTAACTATCTTGATCGCCAGGTTCTCTTTTCAGTCTTTCCTCCACTGCAGAGAGAGCTTCAGATCTCGAGCTTTCAACTTGGCTTGCTGGGAACCACCTTTCTTTGGGTATACGCGTTTTGTAGTCCATTGGCAGGGTATCTGGCGGACAAACTGGGCAGTAAGCGAATGATCTGCGCGAGCTTGCTGGTCTGGTCGGCAGTGACCGTCGCGACAGGACATGCGCGCACCTTTTCACAGTTGCTATGGCTTCGTTCGATCATGGGGGTAAGCGAAGCCTGTTATCTCCCCGCAGGGCTGGCGCTGATTGCCGCCTATCATGATCACCGTACACGAGCGCGTGCCGTTAGCCTGCATTACACCGGAACGTATATCGGTACCGTACTTGGAGGGACGCTTGGAGGGTATATCGCCTCGCAGTATGGCTGGCGATCGGTGTTCGGAGTCTTTGGCGCTGTCGGGTTGACTTACGCTCTTTTTCTATTTTTTCTACTGCGTGACCGCCGCATTGAACAACAAGAGATTACAGACGCGAAATCGTTGAGCATACTTCAGGCGGCTTCGAGAATCCTTCGTACTCCTGGTTTTCGTTCCTTGTTAATCGTCTTTGCGATCGCTTCGATCTGCGATTGGGCGATCTATACCTGGATGCCGCTTTACCTCTTCGAGAGTTTTCATTTTTCCTTGACCAAAGCTGGGTTTACAGCGACTTTTTACATGAAAGCCGGTGGTTTTGTCGGTCTCCTGATTGGAGGCACACTGGCGGATGCGTGGTTTCGCCGATCTTCGCAGGGGCATACCTTCACTCAGACCGTCGGCCTTCTTCTAGCCGCTCCATTTCTTATTTTGAGCGGCCTGACTCATACTCCGCTCTTGCTTTACGTAGCGATGGTGCTTTTCGGTTTAGGCAAGGGAATGTATGACGGTAACACCATGCCTGTACTTTGCGAGGGTGTTTCCGCAGAACAACGCGCGACCGCCTTCGGATTACTGAACTTTGCAGGAACGTTCTGTGGGGGCATCGTGGCAGCCGGTGCAGGCGGACTGAAGAGCCATCTCGGTCTGGGCGCCATTTTTAGTCTCTGTGGTGTCCTGCTACTTCTTGCGGGGTTTGTGACACTTCGCATCCGGATGGGGCCGCTCGAAAGAGGCTCGCTCCGAAGCTAAGAATATTGCCGAGAAGGATTATCCGGCGCGATCTCTGCTTCCTTTATTTCGGATGAAAACCACGCTGCAGCTGTGGCTTGAGCAGTAGAGCTGCGCCATTTTTTGAGTCTGGTTCGAAGAAAAAGATCTTTTTGAAAATAGACTCTTGACAAATTTATTCTCGATTATCAATTATCAATGACTATCAAGAGAACAACCCCATCTCCATCTCTCGAAGCCCTTGATGGCAATGAGAGTGAAGGATTCGAGATTTCGTATGAAGAAAACTGGATTTTCCCCGCTTTGTCTCAGCATCGTACTTGCGCTGGTGTTCGCAGGCTGTTTCGAGGGCCGCCTATGGTCGCAGGCGGTAGCAGTGGCCGAACTGCATGGGACTGTTACCGATACGTCCGGTGCAGTGATCCCCAATGCAAACGTGAAGGTCACTAACGCGGATACGGGAGCTATTCGCATCGCTATGAGCAATAGTGATGGGCAATTCAACGTTCCATCTTTGCCTGTGGGGCCATACTCGCTCAGAGTGCAGGCGACAGGGTTCAAAAATTTCGAACAGACCGGCATTATTCTGCAGGTTGGCGCCTCCGCCGCTGTGCAGGCAGTTATGGCAGTGGGAAGTTCTTCTGAAGTTGTCGAGGTGAACTCAAATGCGCTGATGGTTGAGACGCAGAACGTGGCTATCTCTACCGTGATCGACAACCGCGAGATCAACGATCTTCCACTCGATGGTCGGCTGGCTACGCAGCTCGTTCTTGTGGCCGGAGCTTCGGTTAATGTTTCGGGCGGCGACCTTACCGGGAGCAAGCAATTTTTCAGTTCGCAGGCTATTGCTGTCGCAGGTTCGCAAGGAAACTCGCTGAATTACATGTTGGATGGCAGTTATCACAACGATCCCTTTTCGAACGTAAATCTTCCTTTTCCCTTTCCGGATGCGCTCCAGGAGTTCAGCGTGTCGACCAGCGCGCTTCCAGCGCAATATGGAGTACAACCTGGAGGCGCCGTAAACGCCGTAACGAAGTCTGGAACGAACCATTTCCATGGCACGGTATTTGAATACTGGCGCAACAATGTTTTCAACGCCGTGGGGTATTTTTCTCAGAAAGACACCCTGCATCGGAACCAGTACGGTGGAACGATTGGAGGTCCGATTCGACGGGATCGCATCTTCTTTTTTGCTGGATACCAGGGAACTCACAATGTGCAGCAATCGGTTTCGACCAAGGCGCGAGTACTGACGCCTGCAATGATCAATGGAGACTGGTCTGCTTATGAGTCAGCGGATTGCGTATCGACGGGAAAGATGCGGCAGCTTCATGATCCTGACACCAAGAAGAACTATCTGAACAATCAGATTCCTGTTGGTAAGTTCAATCCATCTTCCGTAAAGCTGCTCCAGTATCTTCCTCAGGCAATCGATAAGTGCGGCAACGTTTACTACGGGATATTGAACAACAGCAACGATAACCAAGAGATCGGCAGGGTCGATTGGACGATAAGCCCACGACAGTCGATGTTTGCACGATACCTCATTGACGATTATCAGCTGCCCGCTACTTATGATCAGCACAATATCCTGGTCACTGCGCAGTCTGGTAATTATGAACGGGCGCAGGCGCTCATTTTTGGTCATACGTTTGTCGTCAGCAGCAGGACCCTGAATTCAATCCGCGCTGGATTTACGCGCAGAAGAGACGATCGTAAACCGTCCGACAGCGGCATCAATGGTCCGGCAATCGGAAGCAATATCTATTCCAGCGAGAAGAATTCGTTGCGGATGTCGATCAGCGGCAATTTCAATACGAGTTGTTCTTCCTGCGCTCGAGGCAAGTTCAACGACAACACCTTCATGGGGTCCGATGACGTTACATTGACGCCCGGACACCATCAGATTGATTTTGGCGGCAGCATCATGCGGATTCAGCTCAACCAGGAGAACAATTATCTGCTGGATGGGAACTATCTCTTTGCCGGTAATTACACAGGCGACAACATGGCAGACTTCATCTTAGGCAGATTAAGTCAGTTCAATCAGAGCGCACAGCAGGCCACTGCAAATCGTCAGACGTTGCCAGGACTCTATGCGCAGGACACGTTCCGCCTGTCCAGAAAATTAACGGTTATTGGGGGGCTTCGATGGGAGCCGCATCTGTTTCCGACAGATTATTTTGGTCGTGGAAGTTCATTTGACCGCGCGGCCTTTGATGCCGGTGTGCATAGCTCCGTCTTTGTGAACGCTCCTGCGGGGAGCTTCTATTACGGAGATAAAGGGATACGAAAGAATTTTGTCGAAAACGATTGGATGGGCTTTTCTCCGCGCATTGGCCTTGTTCTATCCCCACAAGGCGGGCAAGATGTATTTCGCTTAGGGTATGCCCTGCTGTACGACAATATCGAGCAGTACTATGACGAGCGAGTGCAATCCAACCCGCCGTTTACGAATGAAGTAGATAATACGAACCCTGGAACCTTCGATAATCCATGGGCGAATTATCCAGGAGGGAATCCGTTCCCAGCCAGTAAGCCAAGCCAGAATGTTCAGTTTCCCCTGTCTTCGCTCTATGCAGTTCTTCCCAACAAATTAAAGCCCACATACATCAGTCAGTGGAACGCCAACTTTGAACACCAGTTCAGCGGCAACTGGCTCTTTAGCCTGAGCTATCTCGGAAACAAGTCGACGCACATCTGGGCAGGTCGCGAAACAAACCCTGCGGTCTACGTTCCTGGGCAATGTGGCTCTTCAAATTGTTCGACGACTTCAAATACGCAGAACCGGCGTGTGCTTACACGGGCCAACCCCATTCAGGGTGCGTATTACGCCTCTATGCCCACGCCGAACGATGGAGCGAATGCAAGCTACAACGGGTTGTTGACCTCGCTGCAACATCGGTACAGTCATAACTTTTCTGTACGACTCAACTACACCTGGTCGCATTGCATCAGCGATTCCGATTTCAACATCGAGTTGACAGGACCGACTTATATGAATCCCGACAACCTGAAACAGGATCGGGGTGATTGTAACCACGATGTTCGCCATGTCTTCAACGGGACAGTGATTGCCACATCCAGATTCAATGGGCCTCGGCCATGGCACTTCCTGCTCTCAAACTGGAAGATCGCCCCCCTGGTCCGGATCATGTCTGGCGCTTCCGTTAATGTGCAATCGGGAATCGACAACTCTTTGACTGGGATAGGACTTGATCGTCCGAATCTGGTGACTGCTGACACAGTCTACAAGCGTGGTTATCATGCGGATCCAAACCATACCTACCTCAATGGCCTGGCGTTTAGTCAGAATGCAGTGGGAACATTCGGCAACCTGCGGAGAAATGCATTCAAAGGACCCGGGTATTTCGATCTGGATGCCTCAGCCAGCAGGATCTTTGATCTACGAGAAGGTTTGAATGTCGAATTTCGTGCAGATGCATTCAATGCCACCAATCACGTCAACTTCAATAATCCGGCAACGGGACTCAATTCAGGCACATTTGGTGAGATCACAAGTGCAAAAGCGAATCGTGTCCTGCAATTTTCAGCAAAGATTCGGTACTAGTGAAATCGCAAAAGGGGAAACCAGATGGTTCGGAAACTGACTTTCCTGGGGTGGATGTTGATAGCTGTTACGACGGTAGCGCAGCAACAGCAAGAGCCTCCGCCCCGGATGCAGAGCACATTGCTATGGCAGGCGAGAACGGAAGGTTATGAGACGTTTCGCATCCCCGGGATCGTTGCAACGGCAAAAGGAACAATCCTGGCGTATGGCGTAGGAAGACGTTTTCTGAAGGATGGTGATTGGTCCGATAGTGATATCCTTCTTCGCCGCAGCCTGGATGGCGGCAAGACATGGGAGCCATCGAAGAAAATTGCTGGAGACGGGCACGGAGTGACGGACAATCCTGTTGCGATTGCATCGCGCAAAAAAGGCTGGGTCCATCTGCTGTACCAGCATAACTACGAACGCATCCTCTACATGTGGAGCAAAGACGACGGCGCAAGCTTCAGTCACCCGGTGGACATTACTGCTGCCCTAGAAGGCTTGCGCTCGCAGTTTGCCTGGACCGTGGTGGCGCTTGGTCCAGGACATGCTATTGAGCTTCGCAATGGGCGTTTACTTGTTCCTGTATGGATGGCCGAAGGTGTTCAAACCGTCGATGGCCGTCGTAGACACGCACCGAGCGGAATTACCACTCTCTATAGCGACAATGGAGGCAAAAGCTGGCAACACGGAGACATCATTGCCGTCAATTCCACAGAGATGGTGAACCCAAATGAGATGCAACTGATTCAGTTGGCAGATGGAGTGGTCATGGCCAATATTCGTACCGGCGATACAGCCAGGCAGCGAGCTGTTGCCTTCAGTCCAGATGGAATCCATCATTGGACGAAGCCGGAGTTTGATCCTCATTTGTATGATCCCATCTGCGCAGCCGGAATTGTGCGCTACAGCATGACGCCTCGGGATGACCACAATCGCATTCTCTTTGTGAATCCAGACAGTGAATCCTCGCCCAAGGCGCATCAGGGAAACTCTGGGCCGCGCCAGAATTTGACATTGAAGATGAGTGAGGACGAAGGAGGAACCTGGCCCATCAAGCGTGTGTTACACGCAGGAAGCTCCGGGTACAGCGACATCGCAGTGGCGCCAGATAAGACGATTTATGTACTTTACGAGAGCAATCTCAATCCGTCTATCAAAGGGAATAGTCTCACGGTTCTTCGATTTCAGCTGGATTGGCTTAATCAAAAAAGATGACTCTGTAGAAATCGAGGTCAGCGGCCTCCGCTGAATTATCTTGCCTGCATGTTTTGTCATCACTTTGCCTGAGCAGGAAGGTTTAGGGCGCTCCATTCGAAAGCTATTCGATGATGTTTCTCGGACAGATCTAGTGATCGGCTTCGGTCAGTAGGCAGAGGTCGTCGCTGGCGGGTAGTCTTTCCCAAACTTGTTTTTGTGATGGGCAGGAATTGCATTTGAGGGTTTGAAATCCAGATGACCCAGGTCCAGCGAGTCGGAAGATATATCGACGATTCGATCAGACACGGATGGAAGTGCGGGGAGCAACTGCTCCGACCAAAGTTGCAATCGATACCTGCCGGGCGGAACGTCGTGAACAGTGACAGACCCCTTGGCATCGGATAT
This portion of the Edaphobacter sp. 4G125 genome encodes:
- a CDS encoding MFS transporter, which translates into the protein MYHKSVIETSQPIKSSRTYAWLVVLLLTVVWLLNYLDRQVLFSVFPPLQRELQISSFQLGLLGTTFLWVYAFCSPLAGYLADKLGSKRMICASLLVWSAVTVATGHARTFSQLLWLRSIMGVSEACYLPAGLALIAAYHDHRTRARAVSLHYTGTYIGTVLGGTLGGYIASQYGWRSVFGVFGAVGLTYALFLFFLLRDRRIEQQEITDAKSLSILQAASRILRTPGFRSLLIVFAIASICDWAIYTWMPLYLFESFHFSLTKAGFTATFYMKAGGFVGLLIGGTLADAWFRRSSQGHTFTQTVGLLLAAPFLILSGLTHTPLLLYVAMVLFGLGKGMYDGNTMPVLCEGVSAEQRATAFGLLNFAGTFCGGIVAAGAGGLKSHLGLGAIFSLCGVLLLLAGFVTLRIRMGPLERGSLRS
- a CDS encoding sialidase family protein, which translates into the protein MVRKLTFLGWMLIAVTTVAQQQQEPPPRMQSTLLWQARTEGYETFRIPGIVATAKGTILAYGVGRRFLKDGDWSDSDILLRRSLDGGKTWEPSKKIAGDGHGVTDNPVAIASRKKGWVHLLYQHNYERILYMWSKDDGASFSHPVDITAALEGLRSQFAWTVVALGPGHAIELRNGRLLVPVWMAEGVQTVDGRRRHAPSGITTLYSDNGGKSWQHGDIIAVNSTEMVNPNEMQLIQLADGVVMANIRTGDTARQRAVAFSPDGIHHWTKPEFDPHLYDPICAAGIVRYSMTPRDDHNRILFVNPDSESSPKAHQGNSGPRQNLTLKMSEDEGGTWPIKRVLHAGSSGYSDIAVAPDKTIYVLYESNLNPSIKGNSLTVLRFQLDWLNQKR
- a CDS encoding TonB-dependent receptor — its product is MKKTGFSPLCLSIVLALVFAGCFEGRLWSQAVAVAELHGTVTDTSGAVIPNANVKVTNADTGAIRIAMSNSDGQFNVPSLPVGPYSLRVQATGFKNFEQTGIILQVGASAAVQAVMAVGSSSEVVEVNSNALMVETQNVAISTVIDNREINDLPLDGRLATQLVLVAGASVNVSGGDLTGSKQFFSSQAIAVAGSQGNSLNYMLDGSYHNDPFSNVNLPFPFPDALQEFSVSTSALPAQYGVQPGGAVNAVTKSGTNHFHGTVFEYWRNNVFNAVGYFSQKDTLHRNQYGGTIGGPIRRDRIFFFAGYQGTHNVQQSVSTKARVLTPAMINGDWSAYESADCVSTGKMRQLHDPDTKKNYLNNQIPVGKFNPSSVKLLQYLPQAIDKCGNVYYGILNNSNDNQEIGRVDWTISPRQSMFARYLIDDYQLPATYDQHNILVTAQSGNYERAQALIFGHTFVVSSRTLNSIRAGFTRRRDDRKPSDSGINGPAIGSNIYSSEKNSLRMSISGNFNTSCSSCARGKFNDNTFMGSDDVTLTPGHHQIDFGGSIMRIQLNQENNYLLDGNYLFAGNYTGDNMADFILGRLSQFNQSAQQATANRQTLPGLYAQDTFRLSRKLTVIGGLRWEPHLFPTDYFGRGSSFDRAAFDAGVHSSVFVNAPAGSFYYGDKGIRKNFVENDWMGFSPRIGLVLSPQGGQDVFRLGYALLYDNIEQYYDERVQSNPPFTNEVDNTNPGTFDNPWANYPGGNPFPASKPSQNVQFPLSSLYAVLPNKLKPTYISQWNANFEHQFSGNWLFSLSYLGNKSTHIWAGRETNPAVYVPGQCGSSNCSTTSNTQNRRVLTRANPIQGAYYASMPTPNDGANASYNGLLTSLQHRYSHNFSVRLNYTWSHCISDSDFNIELTGPTYMNPDNLKQDRGDCNHDVRHVFNGTVIATSRFNGPRPWHFLLSNWKIAPLVRIMSGASVNVQSGIDNSLTGIGLDRPNLVTADTVYKRGYHADPNHTYLNGLAFSQNAVGTFGNLRRNAFKGPGYFDLDASASRIFDLREGLNVEFRADAFNATNHVNFNNPATGLNSGTFGEITSAKANRVLQFSAKIRY